A genomic stretch from Microtus pennsylvanicus isolate mMicPen1 chromosome 9, mMicPen1.hap1, whole genome shotgun sequence includes:
- the LOC142857820 gene encoding LOW QUALITY PROTEIN: glycogenin-1-like (The sequence of the model RefSeq protein was modified relative to this genomic sequence to represent the inferred CDS: inserted 1 base in 1 codon) — MTDQAFVTLTTNDAYAKGALVLGSSLKQQRTTRRMVVLITPQVSESMSQKILETVFDEVIMVDVLDSGDSAHLTLMKRPELGITLTKLHCWSLTQYSKCVFMDADTLVLSNIDDLFEREELSAAPDPGWPDCFNSGVFVYQPSIETYNQLLRLASEQGSFDGGDQGLLNSYFSDWATTDIRKHLPFVYNLSSISIYSYXPAFKVFGANAKVVHFLGQIKPWNYTYSSQTKSVKYESQDPSVSHPEFLNLWWDIFTTSVLPLLQHYGLVKDASSYLMMEHVSGALSHLSIGETPATTQPSMSSEERKERWEQGQADYMGADSFDNIKRKLDTYLQ; from the exons ATGACAGATCAGGCCTTTGTGACGCTGACTACAAACGATGCCTATGCCAAAGGTGCCCTTGTCCTGGGCTCATCTTTGAAACAGCAAAGAACTACCAGGAGGATGGTTGTACTCATCACCCCACAGGTCTCAGAATCCATGAG TCAAAAAATTTTAGAGACTGTCTTTGATGAAGTCATCATGGTAGATGTCTTGGACAGTGGTGATTCTGCTCATCTAACTTTAATGAAGAGGCCTGAATTGGGCATCACACTGACGAAACTCCACTGCTGGTCACTTACTCAGTATTCCAAATGTGTGTTCATGGATGCAGATACTTTGGTCCTCTCAAATATTGATGATCTTTTTGAAAGAGAAGAATTGTCAGCAGCACCAGATCCAGGGTGGCCTGACTGCTTCAATTCTGGAGTCTTTGTCTATCAACCCTCAATTGAAACATACAACCAGCTGTTACGCCTTGCTTCTGAGCAAGGTAGTTTTGATGGTGGGGACCAGGGCCTACTGAATTCATACTTTAGTGACTGGGCAACGACAGATATCAGGAAACACCTGCCATTTGTGTATAACCTGAGCAGCATTTCAATATACTCCT CTCCGGCATTTAAAGTGTTTGGTGCAAATGCCAAAGTTGTGCACTTCCTCGGACAAATCAAGCCATGGAATTACACTTACAGTTCCCAAACAAAAAGTGTCAAATATGAATCTCAAGACCCAAGTGTGAGTCACCCAGAGTTTCTAAACCTGTGGTGGGACATCTTCACCACCAGTGTTTTACCCCTGCTCCAACACTATGGCCTTGTCAAAGATGCCTCTTCCTATCTAATGATGGAGCATGTCTCAGGAGCTTTGTCACACCTGTCCATTGGGGAAACTCCAGCTACAACACAGCCTTCTATGTcctcagaagaaaggaaggaacggTGGGAACAGGGCCAGGCTGATTACATGGGAGCAGATTCTTTTGATAACATCAAGAGAAAACTTGACACTTACCTACAATAG